In Pleurocapsa sp. PCC 7319, the following are encoded in one genomic region:
- a CDS encoding FAD-dependent thymidylate synthase encodes MKKKVDDIVWSLWKHKESYWKRIARNINGKHVIASNHNDEQLGWNEKSFRYVAIDDSNEFYIPPTFRKQSKNNKQATRGSLDQELNDQAIAIYKEQCENSYQAYTKLLELGVGREQARGVLIPSVYTSWVWTVSLQALLNFIGLRLGVGAQSEIGAYAQAIVELIEPIVPISIEAWSNHSGINN; translated from the coding sequence TTGAAAAAGAAGGTTGATGATATAGTCTGGTCTTTATGGAAACATAAAGAGAGCTATTGGAAACGAATAGCTCGTAACATCAACGGGAAACATGTGATTGCCAGTAATCATAACGATGAACAATTAGGCTGGAATGAGAAAAGTTTTCGCTATGTAGCAATTGATGATAGCAACGAATTTTACATTCCTCCAACCTTTAGAAAACAATCGAAAAACAACAAACAAGCAACTAGAGGTAGCTTAGATCAAGAGTTGAACGACCAGGCGATCGCCATATATAAAGAACAATGTGAAAATAGCTATCAAGCCTATACTAAGCTCCTAGAGCTAGGAGTCGGAAGAGAACAAGCTAGAGGAGTATTAATTCCTTCTGTTTATACATCTTGGGTGTGGACAGTTTCTTTGCAAGCATTGCTAAATTTCATCGGCTTGCGTTTAGGAGTTGGGGCGCAAAGTGAAATTGGAGCTTATGCCCAGGCAATTGTCGAGTTAATAGAACCAATTGTGCCCATATCTATAGAAGCTTGGTCTAATCATTCAGGAATTAATAATTAA
- the carA gene encoding glutamine-hydrolyzing carbamoyl-phosphate synthase small subunit — protein sequence MLKPNAKPALLVLADGTSYSGWSFGAQGTAVGEVVFNTGMTGYQEVLTDPSYSGQIITFTYPELGNTGVNPTDEESNTVQAKAVIARNIASRPSNWRSTQSLPDYLQERNIPGIYGIDTRSLTRKLRDYGAINGGVSSEVLDPQRLLDLVQQAPDMTGLNLVKNVTTSEVYQWSEETDAEWEFAAATAQDHSLTIVAIDFGIKRNILRRLASYGCRVIVVPANTPSEEILAHNPDGIFLSNGPGDPSAVTEGIVTTKELLKAEKPTFGICMGHQILGLSLGAETFKLKFGHRGLNQPAGLQTQVEITSQNHGFAIAENSLGADVEITHLNLNDKTVAGLRHKTLPFFSVQYHPEASPGPHDADYLFAQFVKLMREAKNA from the coding sequence ATGCTCAAACCCAATGCCAAACCTGCCTTACTCGTTTTAGCTGATGGAACTTCTTATTCTGGTTGGTCTTTTGGCGCCCAAGGAACTGCCGTGGGAGAAGTGGTATTTAATACAGGAATGACAGGATATCAGGAAGTTTTAACCGATCCTAGTTATTCTGGTCAGATCATTACTTTTACCTATCCTGAACTCGGTAATACGGGAGTAAATCCTACTGACGAAGAATCAAATACTGTCCAGGCAAAAGCTGTAATCGCTCGTAATATTGCTTCTCGCCCTAGTAACTGGCGTTCTACCCAATCTCTGCCAGATTATCTTCAAGAGAGAAATATCCCTGGAATTTATGGCATTGACACTCGTTCTTTAACCCGTAAATTAAGAGATTATGGCGCAATTAATGGCGGGGTATCGAGTGAAGTTCTCGATCCTCAAAGATTACTAGATTTAGTGCAACAAGCACCAGATATGACTGGTTTAAATTTAGTCAAAAACGTAACCACAAGTGAGGTTTATCAGTGGTCGGAGGAGACAGACGCTGAGTGGGAATTTGCTGCTGCAACTGCTCAAGATCACTCCCTCACAATAGTGGCGATCGATTTTGGCATTAAACGCAATATTCTCCGTCGTTTGGCGAGCTATGGTTGTCGGGTAATTGTGGTTCCTGCCAATACTCCTAGTGAAGAGATACTAGCTCATAATCCTGATGGTATTTTCCTCTCTAATGGTCCTGGAGACCCCTCTGCTGTTACAGAAGGCATTGTTACTACAAAAGAGCTATTAAAGGCAGAAAAGCCAACGTTTGGTATTTGTATGGGTCATCAAATTCTGGGACTATCCCTCGGTGCTGAGACATTTAAGCTCAAGTTTGGGCATCGTGGTTTAAACCAACCCGCAGGTTTACAAACACAAGTGGAGATTACAAGTCAGAATCACGGATTTGCGATCGCCGAGAATTCTTTAGGAGCAGATGTTGAAATAACTCACTTGAATCTCAACGATAAAACCGTAGCCGGATTACGTCATAAGACTTTGCCCTTCTTTTCGGTACAGTATCATCCTGAAGCTAGTCCTGGTCCTCACGATGCAGATTATTTGTTTGCCCAATTTGTGAAATTAATGCGAGAAGCGAAGAATGCTTAA
- a CDS encoding FAD-dependent thymidylate synthase: MNNLQLSKDPLNDGKSRIELIDSMGNDLSIVNDARASFAKSSDSLNERDIKLINYLIKHQHTSPFRGVVFKFKVKAPLYICRQW, encoded by the coding sequence ATGAATAACCTTCAATTATCAAAAGACCCCTTAAATGACGGCAAAAGTAGAATTGAGCTAATCGATTCTATGGGTAACGATTTGAGCATAGTTAATGATGCTAGAGCTTCTTTTGCCAAGAGTTCTGATTCATTAAATGAAAGAGATATTAAATTAATTAATTACTTAATTAAACATCAACATACTAGTCCCTTTCGAGGAGTTGTCTTCAAGTTCAAAGTAAAAGCCCCCCTCTACATTTGTCGTCAGTGGTAA
- a CDS encoding pentapeptide repeat-containing protein: protein MLKLQNKVEFLQAYQAGVRNFQQTILTAVNLTGNNFEQINLDESNLIEINWSNCSLNQASLRKAYLGLSSFQNCCLSKANFQEANLAEVNLVQANLEGADLRAANLQKANLQGANLKGAKLDNASLVGAVYDSQTIFDSDFAPQVAGMILANPDSSQAKVKTNSDSQKNKGSLRKILSWGRSAKSMMPT from the coding sequence ATGCTTAAATTACAAAATAAAGTTGAATTTCTTCAAGCCTATCAAGCTGGAGTTAGGAATTTTCAGCAAACAATTTTAACAGCAGTAAACTTGACAGGAAATAATTTCGAGCAAATCAATTTAGATGAGTCTAATTTAATTGAAATCAACTGGAGTAATTGTAGTTTAAATCAGGCTAGCTTGAGAAAGGCTTATCTCGGTTTATCTAGTTTTCAAAACTGCTGTTTAAGCAAAGCTAATTTCCAAGAAGCAAATTTGGCAGAAGTTAATTTAGTACAGGCTAATTTAGAAGGTGCAGACTTAAGGGCTGCAAATCTACAAAAAGCTAACCTACAAGGAGCCAATTTAAAAGGGGCTAAACTTGATAATGCTTCTCTTGTGGGAGCAGTTTATGATTCTCAAACTATCTTCGATTCTGATTTTGCTCCTCAAGTAGCAGGAATGATTTTAGCAAATCCGGATTCATCTCAAGCCAAAGTTAAGACTAATTCAGATTCTCAGAAAAACAAAGGTTCCTTGCGGAAGATTTTATCTTGGGGTCGCTCTGCCAAATCAATGATGCCAACTTAG
- a CDS encoding NAD(P)H-quinone oxidoreductase subunit N — protein MDFSSNVASQLHAGTILPEGIVILTLMIILVIDLIVGRSSSRWLPYLAIAGLLISIVALILGWDNPEAIAFLGSFNSDNLSIVFRGIVALSAAVTIPMSIRYIEQSGTSLAEFIGIMLTATLGGMFLCGANELTMVFISLEMLSISSYLMTGYMKRDPRSNEAALKYLLIGAASSAIFLYGLSLLYGLSGGETNLNVIATKVPEINGVQSLGLAVSLVFIIAGIAFKISAVPFHQWTPDVYEGSPTPVVAFLSVGSKAAGFALAIRLLVTAFGSLTDQWHFIFTALAILSMLLGNVVALAQTSIKRMLAYSSIAQAGFVMIGLIAGTDNGYSSMIFYLFIYLFMNLGAFTCIILFSLRTGTDQISEYAGLLHKDPLLTLCLSICLLSLGGIPPMAGFFGKIYLFWAGWQAGLYGLVLLGLITSVISIYYYIRVVKMMVVKEPQEMSESVQNYPTINWKLPGMRPLQVGLVVSAIVTSFAGIFSNPLFTLTTNSVNSTPILRSAIITQEVPQNNIQVSTVEDLIKN, from the coding sequence ATGGATTTTTCTAGTAATGTAGCTTCTCAGCTTCATGCAGGGACGATTTTGCCTGAAGGCATTGTCATTTTGACCCTGATGATTATTTTAGTTATCGACTTAATAGTTGGGCGTAGTTCCTCTCGTTGGCTACCATATCTGGCGATCGCTGGTTTATTGATCTCAATTGTGGCTTTGATCCTGGGATGGGATAATCCTGAGGCGATCGCTTTTCTCGGTTCCTTTAATAGTGACAATCTCAGCATTGTCTTTCGGGGTATAGTAGCTCTCTCAGCAGCAGTTACTATCCCGATGTCAATCCGTTATATTGAACAGTCTGGAACATCTTTGGCGGAGTTCATTGGCATTATGCTCACCGCCACTTTAGGAGGAATGTTCCTTTGTGGGGCAAATGAGCTAACGATGGTGTTTATCTCTTTAGAGATGCTGAGTATTTCCTCCTATCTGATGACAGGTTATATGAAGCGAGATCCGCGCTCTAATGAAGCAGCATTAAAATACTTGCTGATAGGAGCTGCAAGTTCAGCGATTTTCCTTTATGGTCTATCTCTACTCTATGGTCTGTCAGGAGGAGAAACAAATCTTAATGTAATTGCTACCAAAGTTCCCGAAATCAACGGTGTACAGTCGTTGGGATTAGCGGTATCTTTAGTATTTATTATTGCGGGGATTGCCTTTAAAATCTCGGCTGTTCCTTTCCACCAATGGACTCCTGACGTTTACGAAGGCTCTCCTACTCCCGTTGTGGCTTTCTTGTCAGTAGGTTCTAAAGCAGCCGGTTTTGCTCTGGCGATTCGCCTGTTGGTAACGGCATTTGGTTCTCTTACCGATCAATGGCATTTTATTTTTACTGCCCTAGCAATTCTCAGTATGTTGTTGGGCAATGTGGTAGCCTTAGCGCAAACTAGCATCAAACGGATGTTGGCTTATTCTTCTATTGCTCAGGCTGGTTTTGTGATGATTGGTTTAATTGCTGGTACTGATAATGGTTACTCCAGCATGATCTTTTACCTGTTCATCTATCTATTTATGAACTTGGGAGCATTTACCTGCATTATTCTTTTCTCCCTCCGTACAGGTACAGATCAAATTAGTGAATACGCTGGTTTACTTCATAAAGATCCCCTACTCACTCTTTGCTTAAGCATCTGTTTACTATCTCTGGGTGGAATTCCCCCAATGGCGGGCTTTTTTGGTAAAATTTATCTCTTCTGGGCTGGCTGGCAAGCTGGTCTATATGGTCTAGTATTACTGGGTTTAATAACTAGTGTGATCTCAATTTACTACTACATTCGCGTAGTCAAAATGATGGTAGTAAAAGAACCCCAGGAAATGTCTGAATCTGTCCAAAATTACCCGACAATTAACTGGAAACTCCCTGGTATGCGTCCCCTACAGGTGGGTCTTGTGGTTTCAGCAATTGTTACTTCTTTTGCGGGAATTTTCTCAAATCCTTTATTTACTTTGACTACTAATTCGGTTAACAGTACGCCCATATTGCGATCGGCAATTATCACTCAAGAGGTACCTCAAAATAATATTCAAGTCTCCACAGTAGAAGATTTAATTAAGAATTAA
- a CDS encoding HNH endonuclease, whose amino-acid sequence MLHRLIAELILNRPLQRNELVHHIDGDKQNNNPNNLVICKSTQEHRRVHDDLEKLAMILVANGVIQFDRKTNRYRMPHLKEILDAYRVNSGETYVLDVENMAILSQANLRSEGATTIPLGSRDQVISKRTTAYLEKEG is encoded by the coding sequence TTGTTACATCGTCTAATTGCAGAACTTATTCTAAATAGACCTTTGCAAAGGAATGAATTAGTTCATCATATTGATGGAGATAAACAAAATAATAACCCTAATAATTTGGTGATTTGCAAAAGTACTCAGGAACATAGAAGAGTACATGATGACCTTGAAAAATTAGCTATGATTTTAGTTGCTAATGGAGTTATTCAATTTGATAGGAAAACTAATCGCTATAGAATGCCCCATCTAAAAGAAATTTTAGATGCGTATCGTGTGAATTCAGGAGAAACCTACGTTCTTGACGTAGAGAATATGGCAATCCTGAGCCAAGCCAATCTTAGATCGGAAGGTGCAACGACTATCCCTCTGGGGAGTAGAGATCAAGTGATCTCGAAGCGCACGACAGCCTACCTTGAAAAAGAAGGTTGA
- a CDS encoding SRPBCC family protein yields MDVLVTIGKAPSNITECYKLINKLYRQKHRFLVVLFLGAIAFLMSTIFSSTATAKLFDGPVDLLPVQQRVDLRKGNVILLGDNGKYTCRVLVKSSMDDAWQVLTDYDRFAEFLPGVSSSALLENNGDRKVFEQTNKVKALVFNIESRVEIATTETYPQEIAFEAIDGDLKTLNGSWILEPVSPYPSAPPDQVLITHQVVVEPGKTPSDSLFFGIYEDSLEETLLAIKQETEKRSNGANSELGIQSLE; encoded by the coding sequence ATGGATGTATTGGTTACAATAGGCAAGGCTCCATCGAATATTACGGAATGCTACAAATTGATTAATAAACTTTATCGGCAAAAACATCGTTTCTTAGTTGTATTGTTCCTAGGAGCGATCGCTTTTTTGATGAGTACTATCTTTAGTTCCACCGCTACAGCCAAATTATTTGATGGTCCGGTGGATCTATTGCCCGTACAGCAAAGGGTTGACCTCAGAAAAGGTAACGTGATTTTGTTAGGTGATAACGGAAAATATACTTGTCGCGTTTTGGTAAAATCTTCAATGGACGATGCTTGGCAAGTTTTAACTGACTATGATCGTTTTGCTGAGTTTTTACCTGGGGTTTCCAGCAGCGCACTACTTGAAAATAATGGCGATCGCAAGGTATTTGAACAAACTAATAAGGTTAAAGCTCTAGTTTTCAATATTGAGTCTCGTGTCGAGATTGCCACAACCGAAACTTATCCCCAGGAAATTGCTTTTGAAGCCATTGACGGTGATTTGAAAACTTTGAATGGAAGCTGGATTTTAGAACCTGTCTCTCCATATCCTAGTGCGCCTCCAGATCAAGTTTTAATTACACATCAGGTTGTTGTAGAACCTGGTAAAACACCTAGCGATAGTCTCTTTTTTGGCATCTACGAAGACAGTTTAGAAGAGACCCTCTTAGCGATTAAACAAGAGACAGAAAAGCGATCTAATGGCGCAAATTCGGAGTTAGGAATTCAGAGTTTGGAGTGA
- a CDS encoding DUF29 family protein has translation MEEILELKNCLLNHQYERAMSIVEELEEMGRQDKINNLESFLIILLIHLIKIQVEKRVTRSWRSSILNSLREIQKRNKLGKKFQYIKSNQWDEHFESTYPDAIFKAADEAFGGIEIKELKSLVNFSLLKRTALELLNLTYTLDGDSMVELICDRFPVGLQE, from the coding sequence ATGGAAGAAATACTGGAGTTAAAAAACTGTCTTCTAAATCATCAATATGAGCGGGCAATGTCTATAGTCGAAGAATTAGAGGAGATGGGTAGGCAGGATAAAATCAATAATTTAGAGTCTTTTCTCATTATTTTGTTGATCCATCTAATTAAAATTCAAGTAGAAAAAAGAGTAACTCGAAGTTGGCGTAGTTCGATTTTAAATAGTCTTAGAGAAATTCAAAAACGCAACAAATTAGGTAAAAAGTTCCAATATATTAAATCAAATCAATGGGACGAACATTTTGAGTCTACATATCCAGATGCTATTTTTAAAGCCGCAGATGAAGCTTTTGGTGGAATTGAAATTAAAGAACTCAAATCTTTGGTTAATTTCAGTCTCTTAAAAAGGACTGCTTTAGAATTACTCAATCTTACCTACACCCTGGATGGAGATAGTATGGTTGAGTTAATTTGCGATCGCTTTCCCGTTGGGCTACAAGAATAA
- the topA gene encoding type I DNA topoisomerase, whose amino-acid sequence MSTLVIVESPTKARTIRNYLPSSYQVQASMGHVRDLPPSAKEIPPAYKDKKWATLGINVEDKFQPIYVVPEKKKKVVKELKTALKTADELILATDEDREGESISWHLLEILKPKVPVKRMVFHEITKEAIKKALKDCREVDQDLVHAQETRRILDRLVGYTVSPLLWKKISWGLSAGRVQSVAVRLTVARERERRAFQSGGYWDLKADLEQDKNPFEAKLITLDGKRIATGSDFDPDTGKIAQGRDVVLLNETEANKLKEKIFDKTWTVTNREEKAAKRRPSPPFTTSTLQQESNRKLGISARETMSVAQKLYEKGFITYMRTDSVHLSQQAIAAARNCVEQMYGKEYLSPKSRQYSTKSKGAQEAHEAIRPAGETFRTPKETGLTDREFKLYDLIWKRTVACQMADAQLTQIAVDVSVENAVFRANGKRIEFPGFFRAYVEGSDNPDAALENQEIPLPPLKKGDRPECKELEAIGHETQPPARYTEASLVKTLEKEGIGRPSTYATVMGTIIDRGYVQMRGKALVPTFTAFAVTALLEEHFPDLVDTEFTSKMEQTLDEIARGGAEWIPYLKKFYQGETGLKTQIDVKIDEIEPSIAKTIQLENLDAIVRIGKYGPYIEINSDGTEEEEEALKVSIPDDLTPADLNPEQIEALIRQKKEGPEKVGLHPETGEPIYFKVGKYGPYVQLGDKTDDNPKPKMSSIPKKDNKENVTIEDVTLEMAVGLLSLPRLLGRHPDTEGKIKAALGRFGPYVVHEFKGPEDTKLQRDYRSLKKEDDVLTVNLERALELLAQPKRSRGGSKKTPLRELGPHPEDKEPVNIYKGPYGNYVKHGKINAGLPKDESVEEITLEKALELLAEKAATKKKTTKKTTKKKTTAKRKTTTAKKSSTKKTAANKEAS is encoded by the coding sequence ATGTCAACATTAGTCATTGTCGAATCTCCTACAAAAGCACGTACTATTCGTAATTATTTACCTTCTAGCTATCAAGTTCAGGCATCTATGGGTCATGTCCGTGATTTGCCTCCCTCAGCTAAAGAAATTCCTCCTGCCTACAAAGACAAAAAGTGGGCAACTTTGGGGATCAATGTGGAAGACAAATTTCAACCAATTTATGTTGTCCCCGAGAAGAAAAAAAAGGTAGTTAAAGAATTAAAAACTGCATTGAAAACCGCAGATGAATTGATTCTGGCGACAGACGAAGACAGAGAAGGAGAAAGCATTAGCTGGCATTTGTTGGAAATTCTCAAGCCGAAAGTGCCCGTCAAACGCATGGTATTTCATGAAATCACTAAAGAGGCAATTAAAAAGGCTTTAAAAGACTGTCGTGAGGTCGATCAGGATTTAGTACACGCCCAAGAAACGCGAAGAATTCTAGATCGTTTAGTCGGTTATACTGTTTCACCTCTACTCTGGAAAAAAATATCCTGGGGTCTATCGGCAGGAAGAGTACAATCAGTTGCAGTACGCTTAACTGTAGCTAGAGAGAGAGAACGTCGAGCATTCCAATCTGGAGGTTATTGGGATTTAAAAGCTGACCTAGAACAGGACAAAAACCCCTTTGAAGCTAAGTTAATCACCCTCGATGGCAAACGTATAGCTACTGGAAGCGATTTTGACCCCGATACAGGCAAAATTGCTCAAGGTAGAGATGTCGTTCTCTTAAACGAAACTGAAGCAAATAAACTCAAAGAGAAGATTTTTGACAAAACTTGGACGGTAACAAATCGAGAAGAAAAAGCTGCTAAGCGTCGCCCTTCTCCTCCTTTCACAACTTCTACTCTACAGCAAGAATCAAACCGTAAACTGGGTATTTCCGCCAGAGAAACCATGAGCGTTGCCCAGAAACTCTACGAAAAGGGTTTTATTACTTATATGCGGACAGATTCGGTACATTTATCCCAACAGGCGATCGCCGCTGCTCGCAATTGTGTCGAACAAATGTACGGCAAAGAATACCTTAGTCCTAAATCTCGTCAATACAGCACCAAAAGTAAAGGGGCTCAAGAAGCACACGAAGCAATCCGCCCTGCAGGAGAAACTTTCCGTACGCCCAAGGAAACAGGACTTACAGATCGTGAATTTAAGCTATATGACTTGATTTGGAAGCGCACAGTTGCCTGTCAGATGGCAGATGCCCAGCTTACCCAGATTGCGGTCGATGTCAGCGTCGAAAATGCTGTTTTTCGGGCTAACGGCAAAAGAATTGAATTTCCCGGTTTCTTCCGAGCTTACGTTGAAGGTTCAGATAATCCTGATGCCGCCTTAGAAAATCAAGAAATTCCTTTACCACCGCTGAAAAAGGGAGATCGACCAGAATGCAAAGAACTCGAAGCGATCGGACACGAAACTCAACCTCCTGCCAGATATACTGAGGCATCTTTGGTTAAAACCCTAGAAAAAGAAGGTATTGGTCGTCCTAGTACTTATGCAACTGTCATGGGCACAATTATTGATCGCGGTTACGTTCAGATGCGAGGTAAAGCTTTAGTTCCCACTTTTACCGCCTTTGCAGTTACAGCTTTACTAGAAGAACATTTTCCCGATTTAGTAGATACGGAATTTACCTCAAAGATGGAGCAAACTCTGGACGAAATTGCTAGAGGTGGTGCAGAGTGGATACCTTACTTAAAAAAATTCTATCAAGGAGAAACCGGATTAAAAACCCAAATTGATGTCAAAATCGATGAAATTGAACCTTCTATCGCTAAAACAATCCAATTAGAAAATCTGGATGCCATAGTCCGTATCGGTAAGTATGGTCCCTATATTGAAATAAATAGCGATGGAACAGAAGAAGAAGAAGAAGCGTTAAAAGTTTCTATTCCCGATGATTTAACCCCTGCCGATCTAAATCCAGAGCAAATTGAAGCTTTAATTCGTCAGAAAAAAGAAGGACCAGAAAAAGTAGGATTACACCCCGAAACTGGTGAACCAATTTACTTCAAAGTGGGTAAATATGGTCCTTATGTTCAGCTGGGTGATAAAACTGACGACAATCCCAAACCTAAAATGAGTTCGATTCCTAAAAAGGACAACAAAGAAAATGTCACAATAGAGGATGTAACTCTAGAAATGGCCGTGGGTTTGTTGTCTTTACCACGTTTATTAGGTCGTCATCCCGATACAGAAGGCAAAATTAAAGCAGCATTAGGACGTTTTGGTCCCTATGTCGTTCACGAATTTAAAGGACCGGAGGATACCAAATTACAACGGGACTATAGATCCCTCAAAAAAGAAGATGATGTTCTGACTGTAAATTTGGAACGTGCCCTAGAACTATTAGCCCAACCTAAACGTTCTCGTGGAGGCAGTAAGAAGACACCCCTGCGGGAATTAGGTCCTCACCCTGAAGACAAAGAGCCAGTTAATATTTATAAAGGACCCTACGGGAATTATGTAAAACACGGCAAGATAAACGCTGGTTTACCCAAAGATGAATCTGTCGAAGAGATTACTTTGGAAAAAGCTCTAGAGTTACTAGCGGAAAAAGCTGCTACTAAAAAGAAAACTACTAAGAAAACTACTAAGAAAAAAACCACAGCTAAGAGGAAGACTACAACAGCGAAGAAAAGTTCTACCAAAAAGACAGCTGCAAATAAAGAAGCGTCTTGA
- the dcd gene encoding dCTP deaminase yields MIKNDKWIIEQARQGMISPFEEKSIRKAVLGTAQEVPTISWGLSSYGYDIRLSPHDFRIFRHIPGTVVDPKRFNPQNLEQAELHTDEDGSSYFIIPANSYGLGASLESINMPPNVTAICLGKSTYARVGVIANTTPLEAAWKGEAITLEFSNASSADVKIYASEGVVQLLFFEGQPCQTTYADRGGKYQNQSNKVTLPKV; encoded by the coding sequence ATGATTAAAAACGACAAGTGGATTATTGAACAAGCCCGACAGGGAATGATTTCTCCTTTTGAAGAAAAATCCATCAGAAAAGCAGTTCTAGGAACAGCTCAAGAAGTCCCCACTATTAGTTGGGGACTGAGTTCCTATGGTTACGATATTCGTCTGTCACCACACGATTTTCGGATCTTTAGACACATTCCTGGCACAGTGGTAGATCCTAAAAGGTTTAATCCCCAAAATTTAGAACAAGCAGAGTTACACACAGATGAAGATGGTTCATCTTACTTTATTATTCCTGCCAATAGCTATGGCTTGGGGGCATCCTTAGAAAGCATCAATATGCCTCCAAATGTCACGGCAATTTGTCTGGGTAAATCTACTTATGCTCGAGTCGGCGTGATTGCCAATACTACACCTTTAGAAGCAGCTTGGAAAGGAGAAGCAATTACTCTAGAGTTTTCTAATGCCTCTAGTGCTGATGTCAAAATTTATGCTTCAGAAGGAGTGGTACAGTTATTGTTTTTTGAAGGACAACCCTGTCAAACTACCTATGCCGACCGCGGTGGTAAATATCAAAATCAATCTAATAAAGTTACATTACCTAAAGTTTAG
- a CDS encoding trans-aconitate 2-methyltransferase, with protein sequence MLKIARKTAKTLLPKSTVYRLKRQIEQNRFERYAKEKLELNFRLVSPGPVPPKELIAKTAALNEQELARQSNSDVYFETGYYSVLRLLKILEHFSINPRTIGSIFELGCGTARLLRHFRCMDGVKLVGSDVNPEMIEWCRANLPEIEFYQNELVPPLNFAEDNSFDLMLASSVFTHIPLDTQELWLAEMQRILHPGGIFICSVLGQNHASLLLGSEEMQKLKTDGSFTLTSDDDQATYSTRVGGSAWDVFQTRAEVIRVFGSFFQIVDYIPGGQDFLVLRKPDPAVSVIMNSTPFPAEKI encoded by the coding sequence ATGCTGAAAATTGCTCGTAAAACAGCCAAAACTTTACTGCCAAAGTCTACTGTTTACCGTCTAAAACGCCAAATTGAGCAAAATCGCTTTGAAAGATATGCCAAAGAAAAACTAGAGCTTAATTTTCGCTTGGTCAGTCCTGGTCCAGTTCCCCCAAAAGAACTTATTGCCAAGACCGCTGCCTTAAATGAACAAGAATTAGCAAGACAAAGTAATAGTGATGTTTATTTTGAGACTGGTTACTACTCTGTTTTGCGCTTACTCAAAATTTTAGAACACTTTTCAATCAATCCTAGAACTATTGGTTCTATATTTGAGTTAGGCTGCGGTACAGCCAGACTTTTGAGACATTTTCGCTGTATGGATGGAGTTAAGCTAGTGGGTTCTGATGTTAACCCAGAAATGATCGAATGGTGCCGAGCAAATTTGCCGGAAATTGAGTTTTATCAGAATGAACTTGTTCCGCCTCTAAACTTCGCAGAAGATAACTCTTTTGATTTGATGTTAGCCTCTTCGGTTTTTACCCATATTCCTCTAGATACTCAAGAGTTATGGCTGGCAGAAATGCAGCGAATTTTGCATCCTGGTGGAATATTTATCTGTTCTGTATTAGGTCAGAATCATGCCTCTTTGCTGTTGGGTTCTGAAGAGATGCAGAAATTAAAAACTGATGGTAGTTTTACCTTGACTTCGGATGACGATCAAGCTACTTATTCAACCCGTGTTGGAGGTTCTGCTTGGGATGTGTTCCAAACTCGCGCAGAAGTGATTAGGGTTTTTGGTTCATTTTTTCAAATAGTCGACTATATTCCTGGTGGACAAGATTTCTTAGTACTACGTAAACCAGATCCTGCCGTTTCGGTAATCATGAATTCTACTCCTTTTCCTGCGGAAAAAATCTGA